One part of the Tachysurus fulvidraco isolate hzauxx_2018 chromosome 23, HZAU_PFXX_2.0, whole genome shotgun sequence genome encodes these proteins:
- the LOC113658098 gene encoding transcription factor HES-5-like codes for MAPTITASIINSNHLIPLTNKLRKPIVEKMRRERINSSIEKLKSLLGGEFLKQQPDSRQEKADILEMTLCFLRQQQQPHKESSCSTVADEGYRRCVQEAINFLSQCQVHTQSQRRLLRHFLTMQPSMEKSRSVVPQLSSPACQISSKEETPVCSGLWRPW; via the exons ATGGCTCCTACAATCACTGCATCAATCATCAACTCCAACCACCTTATTCCACTTACTAATAAG CTGAGAAAGCCGATAGTGGAGAAGATGCGTAGAGAACGTATCAACAGCAGCATCGAGAAGCTCAAGTCTCTGCTGGGTGGAGAATTCTTAAAGCAACAGCCAGATTCCAGACaggagaaagccgacatcctgGAGATGACACTTTGTTTCCTgagacagcagcagcagccacacAAGGAGTCGAGCTGCTCCACTGTAGCTGATGAAGGCTACAGAAGGTGTGTGCAGGAGGCCATCAACTTCCTGTCTCAGTGTCAAGTACACACTCAGTCCCAGAGAAGACTGCTGAGACACTTCCTCACCATGCAGCCTTCCATGGAGAAGAGCAGAAGTGTCGTTCCTCAGCTCAGCTCTCCAGCCTGCCAGATCAGCAGCAAAGAGGAGACTCCAGTCTGCAGTGGTCTCTGGAGACCCTGGTAG
- the her12 gene encoding hairy-related 12 has product MAPRSVIISNFGLQRFSEKDKFKLKKPMVEKMRRDRINSCIDQLKKLLEKELYSQDPNTKLEKADILEMTVSFLKQQQRLPGALAQRDYNQGFSQCWKESLHFLNIHSNRGQSSQEVQEVYQRPNTEMNNRLSVHSSKHNSAAQPSRPVWRPW; this is encoded by the exons ATGGCTCCACGCTCAGTTATAATTTCCAACTTTGGCCTTCAGAGATTTTCTGAGAAGGACAAATTtaag CTGAAAAAGCCAATGGTAGAAAAGATGCGCAGAGACCGCATCAACAGTTGCATCGATCAGCTGAAGAAGCTGTTGGAGAAGGAACTCTACAGCCAAGACCCAAACACCAAGTTGGAGAAAGCTGACATCTTGGAAATGACTGTCAGCTTTCTGAAGCAGCAGCAGAGGCTTCCAGGAGCACTGGCTCAGAGAGACTATAACCAAGGCTTCTCTCAGtgctggaaggagtctctacaTTTCCttaacatccactccaacagaGGACAATCTTCCCAGGAGGTCCAGGAGGTCTACCAGAGACCCAACACAGAGATGAACAATAGGTTGTCAGTGCACAGTTCCAAACACAACAGTGCAGCTCAACCTTCCAGACCTGTTTGGAGGCCCTGGTAG
- the LOC113658287 gene encoding taste receptor type 1 member 1 — translation MVIFKWTECKSNVLVTITLLHMQILIHQKVEKENGGVGKKRMSVISKEHTMGELLFKVLLLVCLWSRCYGTGFQLEGNITIYGMFPLHNVGDTIATKPQLADCKRGTVNSHGYFLVQGLRYAVEEINNNNRLLPGVILGYQVFDTCSRRASILGTVNLLAQQYNRVKLKSGAIALIGPDSSTYCFISAAALGSFLMPEISYEASNELLSNRQLYPSFFRTIPSDKNQVKAMLEILARYNLTWIALLGSDNSYGLQGMLSLSQQASDYNICIAYQAVIPSLSADTQQRMQNIVKNIIKAKVNTIVVFSSKRIASGFFPFVIEQNVTGKVWIGSEDWSVATLVSQIPGISTIGTVLGVSVKYTIFNGFQDFVKQAITKPTSNSLSAMSLPCLKDSYLYGMAQYNLSEYDISSSFNVYRAVYAVAQALHQALMCDYEKCQNTEIQPWQLLQYLKQVRISIRNTTLFFDQYGNPPTGYDIVTWQWINKAWSLKMVGSFISEPPSLQVDASQIQRMPESRCSPECPYGNRELQIGQHKCCFKCIECPASTFLNKTGSTSCQPCNKDQWSPSGSEDCLQRTVLYLRWDDVLGNALLVLLALTLLLTLGTTLIFLLNLTTPVVKSAGGRTCLLMLLSLTIAACSSLCLFSKPSRASCVFRKSLFIFSFNICLTCMTVRAFQVVCIFKWSAKLPKFYDTWAKNRGPDIFILVSTLVEFFICVLGASLNTPLPSADYNFYFDSIVLECSKTMVVVLPQILYVSILTVICFCLSYMGKDLPANYSEAKCITFSLMIYIISWITFFTTYSVNRGTLSMALEVVAVLFSVLGILGGYFFPKVYIIILQPKKNTTAHFQNCIQMYTMAKQ, via the exons ATGGTAATATTCAAATGGACTGAATGCAAATCCAATGTTTTAGTAACAAtaacacttttgcacatgcaaaTCCTCATCCATCAGAAGGTAGAAAAGGAAAATGGGGGTGTGGGGaagaagagaatgagtgtgatCTCTAAAGAGCACACCATGGGAGAACTTTTGTTTAAGGTTCTgctgttggtgtgtttgtggagcCGCTGTTATGGCACTGGATTTCAGCTTGAAGGAAATATTACCATCTACGGCATGTTTCCTCTCCATAATGTAGGTGACACCATCGCCACTAAACCTCAGCTGGCTGACTGTAAACg AGGAACAGTAAACAGCCATGGCTACTTCTTGGTGCAGGGTCTGCGCTATGCTGTGGAGgagatcaacaacaacaacagactcCTGCCTGGTGTCATTCTAGGCTACCAGGTGTTTGACACTTGCTCGCGTCGAGCTAGTATTCTGGGCACGGTTAATCTCTTAGCTCAGCAGTATAACAGAGTGAAATTGAAGTCTGGAGCAATTGCCCTCATTGGACCAGACAGCAGCACCTACTGCTTCATTTCAGCTGCTGCACTCGGGAGTTTTCTGATGCCTGAG ATCTCATATGAAGCTTCAAATGAACTCCTGAGCAACAGACAGCTGTACCCATCTTTCTTTCGCACCATTCCCAGTGATAAAAACCAGGTGAAAGCCATGCTCGAGATTCTTGCAAGATACAACCTGACCTGGATCGCCCTTCTCGGCAGTGACAATTCATACGGCCTGCAGGGAATGTTGAGCCTGTCACAGCAAGCCTCAGATTACAATATCTGCATCGCATATCAAGCTGTGATTCCAAGTCTCAGTGCTGACACACAGCAGCGGATGCAGAACATTGTCAAGAATATCATCAAAGCCAAAGTGAATACCATAGTAGTGTTTTCTAGCAAGAGAATAGCCAGCGGGTTTTTCCCCTTTGTAATAGAGCAGAATGTGACAGGGAAGGTGTGGATCGGTTCTGAGGACTGGTCAGTGGCAACCTTAGTGTCTCAAATCCCAGGGATCAGTACAATTGGAACTGTCTTGGGTGTGTCTGTAAAATACACAATTTTTAATGGATTTCAAGATTTTGTGAAACAGGCCATAACTAAGCCTACAAGCAACAGTTTGAGTGCAATGAGTCTCCCATGCTTAAAGGATTCGTACCTATACGGAATGGCACAATATAATCTCTCAGAATATGATATTTCCTCTTCGTTTAATGTGTATCGGGCAGTATATGCAGTGGCTCAAGCATTGCACCAAGCTCTCATGTGTGATTATGAAAAATGTCAAAACACCGAAATACAACCATGGCAG CTCTTACAATATTTAAAGCAAGTACGGATTTCCATCAGAAATACAACATTGTTTTTTGATCAGTATGGAAACCCACCAACAGGATATGACATTGTTACATGGCAATGGATTAATAAAGCATGGTCCCTCAAAATGGTGGGATCGTTTATTTCAGAGCCACCTAGTCTTCAGGTGGACGCTTCACAGATTCAGCGG ATGCCTGAGTCACGTTGTTCCCCAGAATGTCCATATGGGAACAGAGAACTGCAGATTGGACAACACAAATGCTGTTTCAAGTGTATAGAATGTCCAGCTTCCACTTTTCTCAACAAAACTG GCTCTACCAGCTGCCAGCCCTGCAACAAAGATCAATGGTCTCCATCTGGGAGTGAGGACTGTCTACAGAGGACCGTTCTTTACCTGCGATGGGATGATGTTTTGGGCAATGCTCTCTTGGTCCTTCTGGCTCTGACACTGCTGCTCACCCTGGGCACTACACTTATCTTTCTTCTGAACTTGACCACCCCTGTTGTTAAGTCTGCAGGTGGTAGGACATGTCTGCTAATGTTGTTGTCTCTGACCATAGCTGCCTGCAGCTCATTGTGCCTTTTCAGCAAGCCCTCTCGAGCATCCTGTGTCTTCAGAAAGTCCCTCTTCATCTTCAGCTTCAACATCTGCTTGACCTGCATGACTGTCCGTGCCTTCCAG GTAGTGTGCATATTCAAGTGGTCTGCAAAGCTTCCCAAGTTCTACGATACCTGGGCCAAAAATCGGGGTCCTGATATCTTCATTCTGGTCAGCACTTTGGTTGAGTTCTTCATCTGTGTTCTTGGTGCGAGCTTAAATACACCTCTCCCTTCAGCAGACTATAACTTCTACTTTGACAGCATTGTATTAGAGTGCAGTAAAACTATGGTCGTAGTGCTTCCACAAATTCTGTATGTGTCTATACTGACTGTAATATGTTTTTGCTTGAGCTACATGGGTAAAGACCTACCAGCAAATTACAGTGAGGCCAAGTGCATTACATTCAGTCTGATGATCTATATCATCTCCTGGATCACTTTCTTCACCACCTACAGTGTTAATAGAGGGACTTTATCTATGGCTTTGGAGGTGGTTGCCGTCCTTTTTAGTGTGCTTGGAATACTTGGTGGATACTTTTTTCCTAAAGTGTACATCATTATATTACAACCAAAAAAGAATACGACTGCCCACTTTCAAAACTGTATTCAAATGTATACCATGGCTAAACAGTGA
- the LOC113658316 gene encoding transcription factor HES-5-like, giving the protein MAPTITASIINSNHLIPLTNKLRKPIVEKMRRERNNSSIEKLKSLLDGEFLKQQPDSRQEKADILEMTLCFLRQQQQPHKESSCSTVADEGYRRCVQEAINFLSQCQAHTQSQRRLLRHFLTMQPSMEKSRSVVPQLSSPSCQISSKEETPVCSGLWRPW; this is encoded by the exons ATGGCTCCTACAATCACTGCATCAATCATCAACTCCAACCACCTTATTCCACTTACTAATAAG CTGAGAAAGCCGATAGTGGAGAAGATGCGTAGAGAACGTAACAACAGCAGCATCGAGAAGCTCAAGTCTCTGCTGGATGGAGAATTCTTAAAGCAACAGCCAGATTCCAGACaggagaaagccgacatcctgGAGATGACACTTTGTTTCCTgagacagcagcagcagccacacAAGGAGTCGAGCTGCTCCACTGTAGCTGATGAAGGCTACAGAAGGTGTGTGCAGGAGGCCATCAACTTCCTGTCTCAGTGTCAAGCACACACTCAGTCCCAGAGAAGACTGCTGAGACACTTCCTCACCATGCAGCCTTCCATGGAGAAGAGCAGAAGTGTCGTTCCTCAGCTCAGCTCTCCATCCTGCCAGATCAGCAGCAAAGAGGAGACTCCAGTTTGCAGTGGTCTCTGGAGACCCTGGTAG